A window of Chryseobacterium viscerum genomic DNA:
AATGTAAAGTCCACGTAGTTACCAGAAGACACAGGTCCGCAAGCAGTAATAAAACCAAATTCTGTTGTTGCCATTCTCACTCTATAGTTTCCAGGAGCTTGCCCCGCTGCAATTGGAATAGTACCCGTTGCAGTTGCGGTATAGCCGGTAGTAGCCAGAATAGTTTCTCCCGCACCGTTGAAATTCATATCATTATTCCAGTCAACCCAGATATAATAGTGATATGAGCTAGCTCCCGCAGCTGCAAGATTTACATTTACAGATGCACTAGGGATTGCAGAAACTACAGTCGAGGAATTATTTACATATGCTGTATAGCTGTTTGCGGAATAATTTAAGTTTGAAACTCCACCTGTGGTAGTAATATTATTCAGATAATATGACGTACTTGAAGTACCTCCTGTAGGCACACAATATCCTGTATAGAAAGAAACAGGTCCTTTCCATGCACTTTGGTCTGCTGCACTACATCTTGCTCTTACCCATGCATAATACGTTGTGTTAGCAGTAAGTGGGGAAAGTGTTGCAGTAGTTCCAGAAGGAACATTTTGTGATGGTACAGTTAATCCTGTTGGAGTGATGTTACTTGTACTGTAATAAATATCATACCCTCCAGCTGGTACATATCCAAAAGCAGTCCAGTTTAGTACTGCACTTGTAGGTGTTACCGTACCAAGAGATAATGATCCAGCTGCAGGCATCGGTGGGCATACAGGAGATGTAGTGATCATTATTGGCCCTGACCAGACACTTTGATCTGTAGCGCTACACTTTGCTCTTACCCATGCATAATACGTTGTATTAGATACTAATGGTGAAAGTGTTGCAGTGGTTCCTGAAAGAACATTTTGTGATGGAGGTGTCACTGCTGTTGGAGCAGCGTTCGTTGTACTGTAATAAATATCATATCCTTCTGCAGGCGCAGATGAATAAGCAGTCCAGTTCAATACTGCACTGGTAGCCGTTATTGTTCCAGTAGATAATGTTCCTCCCGGAGGCATAGATAAACATGTAGGCGGCGCACCAAAAGTTAATCGAACATTTGGTCTGTTCGCATCTACTGGACCATTGCCTGTAGGTGTTGTAAAATCAGCTTCCAAATACATATGTCTAGCTGTTGCAGTACTATATTTAAAACCTGCTCCGTCAGATCCAGAACCTCCTCCGGATCCTCCGTAATTAGTTTCAACTAAAACCATAAGATTATCCGTTCCATTGTAATTGTATGGAAGCTGTAATTGGAGGGTATTCCAACCAACCGCGAGACTGGTTACGTTCGTACTATATACTAATGTAGCTCCGGTAGTTAATGTATTCCAGTTTTGAGCTGTAATGGCTGTTGTAGTAGCCGGTATGGATTTCAAATAAACTTTAACCGGGAAAGTAATATTCATGGTTGTGGTAGCCTCCCATCCTACGGATAAGATATTTCCTCCACCTGGAGTATTTATTTCTGCAGCAGTATATAGTGATGCTGATCTTTGATACCCATAGTAGGGTGTCAAAGGATATCGCTGCGTACTGGTTCCCGTTCCAATGGTTACGACTTGGCCATGTAATGATAGTCCAAAGATCAAACCGAGAAACAGAATTAAAGAGGTAAAGAGTTTCTTCATCGTTTTTTTGTTTTTTATATTAATGCCACAAATTTAATAAATTTATTATCAATAAAAACACAAAACGGCCATTTCAATAAAAACATCTCA
This region includes:
- a CDS encoding fibronectin type III domain-containing protein; translated protein: MKKLFTSLILFLGLIFGLSLHGQVVTIGTGTSTQRYPLTPYYGYQRSASLYTAAEINTPGGGNILSVGWEATTTMNITFPVKVYLKSIPATTTAITAQNWNTLTTGATLVYSTNVTSLAVGWNTLQLQLPYNYNGTDNLMVLVETNYGGSGGGSGSDGAGFKYSTATARHMYLEADFTTPTGNGPVDANRPNVRLTFGAPPTCLSMPPGGTLSTGTITATSAVLNWTAYSSAPAEGYDIYYSTTNAAPTAVTPPSQNVLSGTTATLSPLVSNTTYYAWVRAKCSATDQSVWSGPIMITTSPVCPPMPAAGSLSLGTVTPTSAVLNWTAFGYVPAGGYDIYYSTSNITPTGLTVPSQNVPSGTTATLSPLTANTTYYAWVRARCSAADQSAWKGPVSFYTGYCVPTGGTSSTSYYLNNITTTGGVSNLNYSANSYTAYVNNSSTVVSAIPSASVNVNLAAAGASSYHYYIWVDWNNDMNFNGAGETILATTGYTATATGTIPIAAGQAPGNYRVRMATTEFGFITACGPVSSGNYVDFTLSVIALQPCSAVPPSNIIVSNLTGSSAVVSWVPIIGASYTLRYKKITDITWTTINITTPLTSSQLLSNLVDQTAYEVQVATICGGTTGAFSPSVNFTTPALTYCTTAPTGNSTTNGYINNVTVTPANTPIMLSNSGSDNYKDYTPDPTRVVIFERGSANNKISVNK